In Fibrobacter sp. UWR2, the following are encoded in one genomic region:
- the rpmG gene encoding 50S ribosomal protein L33, whose translation MPRELIVLECTECNQRNYDCDKNKRLHPSRVEYKKYCRFCRKHTVHKESK comes from the coding sequence ATGCCTAGAGAACTCATCGTGCTCGAATGCACAGAATGCAATCAGCGCAACTATGATTGCGACAAGAACAAGCGTCTTCACCCTTCCCGCGTGGAATACAAGAAGTACTGCCGCTTCTGCCGCAAGCATACTGTTCACAAGGAATCCAAGTAA
- the secE gene encoding preprotein translocase subunit SecE — MRKIQQYVKESIQELKKVTWPTWEELKGSTLVVMLFSVIMGCYIAGLDFVFSLVVNQIMGR; from the coding sequence ATGCGAAAGATTCAGCAATATGTCAAAGAATCCATCCAGGAACTGAAAAAGGTCACTTGGCCGACTTGGGAAGAACTCAAGGGATCTACTCTTGTCGTGATGCTCTTCAGCGTCATCATGGGTTGCTATATTGCCGGTCTTGATTTTGTTTTCTCCTTGGTTGTGAACCAGATTATGGGTAGGTAA